Proteins from a genomic interval of Lycium ferocissimum isolate CSIRO_LF1 chromosome 2, AGI_CSIRO_Lferr_CH_V1, whole genome shotgun sequence:
- the LOC132046308 gene encoding pectinesterase-like, which produces MATSSEPFLNTPKRKTFSFKSLYIFLALAAVVCSIAIVSIVYFHGSNNSFLSVKSPNICEHATDQSSCLAIVSEVITPYSASAAKNKKVEILQMILHKTSSQIQETTTFIKNVQLRINDKREQSSLAICLELMDMSREKIMDSMVALGKLSTSSSNSIYFDAHTWLSAVLTNHNTCMDELHDGEAQSIMKPILKDLMSRASASLALMVTLAPKNLEVPIQGDFPSWVSPADREILEANSELAKINANVVVAKDGSGKYKTLNEAIASAPANSNSRYVIYIKKGWYKENVVIASNKKNIMLLGDGREDTVITGNLNYAAGTGTFNTPTVACNADGFIAQNIRFQNSAGPQGHQAVALRVTGDKSVINRCKIDAYQDTLYAHNQRQFYKDCYITGTVDFIFGNAAVVFQKCNIVARKPMKGQQNMLTAQGKTDKNQNTGTSIQKCSITPSKDLAPVKESFKTFLGRPWKIYSTTVFMESYIDNHIDPAGWAPWDGNVGLDTLYYGEYKNNGPGSDTSKRVTWKGYHVITKASEAMKFTVSGLLQGGSWIKDAGVSFIPGL; this is translated from the exons ATGGCAACTTCAAGTGAACCTTTTCTAAACACACCTAAAAGAAAAACCTTTTCCTTCAAAtctctttatatttttctaGCCCTAGCTGCTGTTGTTTGCTCCATTGCAATAGTTTCTATTGTATACTTCCATGGCAGCAATAACTCTTTTCTTTCCGTAAAATCCCCCAATATTTGTGAACACGCTACTGATCAATCATCATGCTTAGCCATAGTGTCAGAAGTAATAACACCATATTCTGCTTCTGCAGCCAAAAACAAGAAGGTAGAAATTTTACAAATGATTTTGCACAAAACATCATCCCAAATCCAAGAAACCACCACGTTTATTAAAAATGTCCAACTTCGAATTAACGATAAAAGAGAGCAATCATCTCTAGCAATTTGCTTAGAGTTAATGGACATGTCTCGTGAAAAAATCATGGACTCCATGGTGGCACTTGGGAAGTTGAGTACTTCTTCTTCGAATTCGATTTATTTTGATGCTCATACATGGCTTAGTGCTGTGCTCACAAACCATAACACTTGTATGGATGAACTTCATGATGGTGAAGCCCAATCCATTATGAAGCCCATTCTCAAAGACTTAATGTCTAGAGCAAGTGCTTCTTTGGCCTTAATGGTTACATTAGCACCAAAAAACTtgga AGTGCCTATACAAGGAGATTTTCCTTCATGGGTTAGTCCAGCAGATAGGGAGATTTTGGAAGCTAATTCGGAATTAGCGAAAATCAATGCTAATGTGGTCGTGGCAAAGGATGGAAGTGGTAAATATAAGACTCTTAATGAAGCTATTGCATCAGCACCGGCTAATAGCAATAGTCGTTATGTTATATACATCAAGAAGGGATGGTACAAGGAGAATGTTGTGATAGcttcaaataagaaaaatataatgcTTCTCGGTGATGGAAGGGAAGATACTGTTATAACTGGCAACTTGAATTATGCTGCTGGAACGGGAACCTTTAATACGCCAACCGTTG CATGTAATGCTGATGGTTTCATAGCACAAAATATCCGTTTCCAGAACTCGGCAGGTCCACAGGGGCACCAAGCCGTAGCACTTCGTGTTACAGGGGACAAATCCGTCATCAACCGCTGCAAAATAGATGCCTATCAAGACACACTCTACGCCCACAACCAACGTCAATTCTACAAGGATTGTTACATAACTGGAACTGTCGATTTCATCTTTG GTAATGCTGCGGTCGTGTTTCAAAAGTGCAACATTGTTGCTAGGAAGCCAATGAAAGGACAACAAAACATGCTAACAGCGCAAGGGAAGACAGATAAGAACCAAAACACTGGAACTTCAATTCAAAAGTGTTCAATAACGCCAAGCAAAGACTTAGCACCAGTTAAGGAATCTTTTAAGACATTCTTGGGCCGTCCATGGAAGATTTACTCAACCACGGTATTCATGGAGTCATACATTGATAACCATATAGATCCAGCAGGGTGGGCCCCATGGGATGGTAATGTTGGATTGGACACATTGTACTATGGTGAGTACAAGAACAATGGACCAGGTTCTGATACTAGCAAAAGGGTAACATGGAAAGGCTACCATGTTATTACTAAAGCTTCTGAGGCTATGAAATTTACAGTGTCAGGGTTGCTTCAAGGAGGGTCTTGGATTAAAGATGCTGGAGTGTCCTTCATACCTGGGCTTTAA